One Gadus chalcogrammus isolate NIFS_2021 chromosome 22, NIFS_Gcha_1.0, whole genome shotgun sequence genomic window carries:
- the lpcat1 gene encoding lysophosphatidylcholine acyltransferase 1, translating into MKLTHGVDGDASELDPPSINPFVHDVKFSLSDKIKIGLMSVTVFPVRVLLTAFVMLLAWPFAFAASLGRSEGAVEPQSCWRRLVDVCLRVLMRSLWFCTGFHWVRVKGTPAPPSQVPILTMAPHSTYFDAIPVTMTMSSIVTKLESMSIPVWGTLISYIRPVLVFRTDQDSRRKTVEEIKRRAHSSGQWPQIMIFPEGTCTNRSGVIRFKPGAFIPGLPVQPVVLRYPNKLDTVTWTWQGPGAAKIFWLTLCQLHNSIEIEYLPVYTPSEEEKSDPALFANNVRQVMAKALQLPLTDLTLEDLQLSLSQGPLCIARNSSLLAFNRHICRLGLRAKTTDPELAQQASRARKLWEDRLGLDDFALHLGLPHSDTLSKIHKLFDKRGDGKIDVRQYVIALSAVCRLSRPMATLKLAFEMYETHREDEDSVLEDTDVVAVLEAMLGVSDQDFSELLKAAQPEPTGKITYGGLRGALEQEPGLVRRGMRCPNTPPCHTSSNGSNGRPGHQKHD; encoded by the exons atcGGGCTGATGTCGGTGACGGTGTTCCCGGTGCGTGTGCTGCTGACGGCGTTCGTCATGCTGCTGGCCTGGCCCTTCGCCTTTGCCGCCTCCCTGGGCCGCTCGGAAGGCGCCGTGGAGCCCCAgtcctgctggaggag GCTGGTTGACGTCTGCCTGCGTGTCCTCATGCGATCCTTGTGGTTCTGCACTGGCTTCCACTGGGTCCGGGTCAAAGGGACGCCCGCCCCCCCTTCCCAGGTGCCCATCCTCACCATGGCCCCCCACTCGACCTACTTCGATGCCATCCCGGTTACCATGACGATGAGCTCCATCGTCACGAAGCTGGAGAGCATGAGCATCCCTGTGTGGGGCA ccctgatCAGCTACATCCGACCAGTGCTGGTGTTCCGCACTGACCAGGACTCCCGGAGGAAGACCGTGGAGGAGATCAAGCGAAGAGCTCACTCCAGTGGGCAGTGGCCCcag ATCATGATATTCCCAGAGGGAACGTGCACCAACCGATCAGGTGTGATCCGATTCAAACCAG GTGCATTCATACCAGGACTCCCAGTGCAGCCGGTGGTTTTGCGGTATCCCAACAAACTG GATACTGTTACATGGACGTGGCAAGGCCCTGGCGC CGCCAAGATCTTCTGGCTGACCCTGTGCCAGCTCCACAACTCCATAGAGATAGAG TACCTGCCCGTATACACACCCTCTGAGGAAGAGAAGAGCGATCCTGCGTTGTTCGCTAACAATGTCAGGCAGGTCATGgcaaa GGCGCTGCAGCTGCCACTCACAGATTTGACATTGGAAGACCTGCAGTTGAGCCTATCACAGGGGCCTCTGTGTATCGCGAGAAACAGCAGCCTGCTTGCTTTCAACCGACACATATGCCGTTTGGG GCTGCGAGCGAAGACCACAGACCCAGAGCTGGCGCAGCAGGCCAGCAGAGCCAGGAAGCTTTGGGAAGACCGGCTGGGCTTAGATGACTTTGCCCTGCACCTAGGCCTACCCCACTCCGACACACTATCAAAAATACACAAGCTCTTTGATAag AGGGGAGACGGGAAGATAGATGTGCGACAGTACGTCATCGCTCTTTCTGCAGTTTGCCGGCTGTCCCGGCCCATGGCGACTCTGAAACTAGCCTTTGAG ATGtacgaaacacacagagaggacgAGGACTCAGTGTTGGAGGACACGGACGTGGTAGCCGTGTTGGAAGCCATGCTGGGAGTTAGCGATCAGGACTTCTCTGAACTCCTGAAAGCCGCCCAACCTGAGCCCACGGGGAAGATCACATACG ggggTCTGCGCGGGGCGTTGGAGCAGGAGCCAGGCCTGGTCCGGCGGGGCATGCGCTGCCCCAACACCCCGCCCTGTCACACCTCCAGCAACGGCTCCAACGGACGGCCAGGCCACCAGAAGCATGACTGA